From a single Fusobacterium pseudoperiodonticum genomic region:
- a CDS encoding PTS glucose transporter subunit IIA — protein sequence MGLFDMFKKKEKTVVTIYSPMNGKVIELKDVPDEAFAQKMVGDGCAIEPDKGVICSPVDGQLMNIFPTNHALIFETVDGLEMIVHFGIDTVKLDGKGFQKLREAGTIKIGDEIIKYDLDQISSGVPSTRSPIIINNMEKVEKIEVLSLSKIVKIGEPIMKVTLK from the coding sequence ATGGGATTATTTGATATGTTTAAAAAGAAAGAAAAGACAGTTGTAACTATATATTCACCTATGAATGGAAAAGTAATAGAACTTAAAGATGTACCTGATGAAGCTTTTGCACAAAAAATGGTAGGGGATGGTTGTGCTATAGAGCCAGATAAAGGAGTTATATGCTCGCCTGTAGATGGGCAACTTATGAATATTTTCCCAACTAATCATGCACTTATTTTTGAAACAGTTGATGGTTTAGAAATGATAGTGCACTTTGGAATAGATACTGTTAAATTAGACGGAAAAGGATTCCAAAAATTAAGAGAAGCAGGGACTATAAAAATAGGGGATGAAATTATAAAATATGATTTAGACCAAATTTCAAGTGGAGTACCTTCTACAAGAAGCCCTATTATAATAAATAATATGGAAAAAGTTGAAAAAATTGAAGTTCTATCTCTATCTAAGATAGTAAAAATTGGCGAACCTATTATGAAAGTAACTCTTAAGTAA
- a CDS encoding NAD(P)H-dependent flavin oxidoreductase, whose product MKGIKIGKYYIEKPIVQGGMGVGVSWNNLAGTVSKNGALGTISGICTAYYDNLKYCKKVVNGRPVGAEALNSKEAMMEIFKNARKICGDKPLACNILHAMNDYAKVVEFAIEAGANIIVTGAGLPLELPKLVENHPDVAIVPIVSSARALKIICKKWKAAGRLPDAVIVEGPKSGGHQGAKAEDLFLPEHQLESVVPEVKEERDKWGDFPIIAAGGIWDNDDIQKIMALGADAVQLGTRFIGTYECDASDVFKNILINAKKEDIVIVKSPVGYPGRAIKTNLIKNLVADDQTVKCYSNCVAPCNLGEGARKVGFCIANCLSDSYNGKAETGLFFSGENGYRVNKLVSVEELINELMTPNTNENILNIKSENIVENVINF is encoded by the coding sequence ATGAAAGGTATAAAAATAGGAAAATATTATATAGAAAAACCAATAGTTCAAGGTGGAATGGGTGTAGGAGTTAGTTGGAATAATCTAGCAGGGACAGTTTCTAAAAATGGTGCTTTAGGTACAATAAGTGGAATTTGTACAGCTTACTATGATAACTTAAAATATTGTAAAAAGGTTGTTAATGGTAGACCAGTAGGAGCGGAAGCTTTAAACTCTAAAGAAGCTATGATGGAAATTTTTAAGAATGCTAGAAAAATTTGTGGAGATAAACCTCTTGCTTGCAATATTCTACATGCTATGAATGACTATGCAAAAGTTGTTGAATTTGCAATAGAAGCTGGAGCAAACATCATAGTTACAGGTGCTGGACTTCCTTTAGAATTACCTAAACTTGTTGAAAATCATCCAGATGTTGCAATAGTTCCTATTGTTTCATCAGCAAGAGCTTTAAAAATTATTTGTAAAAAATGGAAAGCTGCTGGAAGATTACCAGATGCAGTTATAGTTGAAGGTCCAAAAAGTGGAGGACACCAAGGAGCTAAAGCTGAAGACTTATTCTTACCAGAACATCAACTGGAAAGTGTTGTTCCTGAAGTAAAAGAAGAAAGAGATAAATGGGGAGACTTCCCTATAATTGCTGCAGGAGGAATTTGGGATAATGATGATATCCAAAAAATTATGGCTCTTGGTGCAGATGCAGTACAACTAGGAACAAGATTTATAGGAACTTATGAATGTGATGCTAGCGATGTATTTAAAAATATTTTAATCAATGCTAAAAAAGAAGATATCGTTATAGTAAAATCTCCTGTAGGTTATCCAGGACGTGCTATAAAAACTAACTTAATTAAAAACTTAGTAGCAGATGACCAAACTGTAAAATGTTATAGTAACTGTGTTGCTCCTTGTAATCTTGGAGAAGGAGCTAGAAAAGTTGGTTTCTGTATAGCAAATTGTTTAAGTGATTCTTACAATGGTAAAGCTGAAACTGGATTATTTTTCTCAGGTGAAAATGGTTATAGAGTAAATAAGTTAGTTTCTGTTGAAGAATTAATTAATGAGCTTATGACTCCTAACACAAATGAAAATATATTAAATATAAAATCAGAAAACATTGTAGAAAATGTTATAAATTTTTAA
- a CDS encoding murein L,D-transpeptidase catalytic domain family protein produces MKILKKMFLLLIYFVLSSLTFADFTIIELPSDFSVSLKKDFSDKEIRTMYYDLKLNDKVSFTCFNNAVSGLEKIRYATDELLVLVDYTKPSTEERLFVVDLSKKRVVFSSLVSHGKGNGGLYATTFTDRNNSYASSSGFYLTGNIYNGKHGRSLVLYGLEEGKNDNAERRTIVMHSADYVSEEFIQKNGSLGRSKGCLALPVELNAKIIDLIHDGVVIYVHTNFDENNEYDFSKLSSNRI; encoded by the coding sequence ATGAAAATTTTAAAAAAAATGTTTTTATTGCTAATCTATTTTGTCTTATCTTCACTAACTTTTGCAGATTTTACAATTATAGAATTACCAAGTGATTTCTCTGTCAGTCTAAAAAAAGATTTTTCAGATAAAGAAATTAGAACTATGTACTATGATTTAAAATTAAATGATAAAGTAAGTTTTACTTGTTTTAATAATGCAGTTTCAGGCTTAGAAAAGATTAGATATGCCACTGATGAACTTTTAGTTTTAGTGGACTATACTAAACCTTCAACTGAAGAAAGATTATTTGTTGTTGATTTAAGTAAAAAAAGAGTTGTTTTTTCTTCTCTTGTTTCTCATGGAAAGGGAAATGGAGGGCTATATGCAACAACATTTACTGATAGAAATAACTCTTATGCAAGTTCTTCAGGATTTTATTTAACAGGAAATATTTACAATGGTAAACATGGAAGATCTCTTGTTCTATATGGTTTAGAAGAAGGGAAAAACGACAATGCTGAAAGAAGAACTATAGTTATGCATTCAGCTGATTATGTGAGCGAAGAATTTATCCAAAAAAATGGAAGTCTTGGAAGAAGCAAAGGTTGTCTTGCATTGCCAGTGGAATTAAATGCTAAGATTATAGATTTGATTCATGATGGAGTTGTCATCTATGTTCATACAAATTTCGATGAAAATAATGAATATGATTTTTCAAAACTTTCATCAAATAGAATTTAA
- a CDS encoding META domain-containing protein, which produces MKKLLILGIAALALTACTDTKVPFLSSKSNNTNSSSSSSSTGIFANLKEQLNGREFIIVTEGYNSKTSIGFKGDRVYGFSGINRYFGTYQISGGKFIFGEFGLTTLPGTQEAMTQELKFLDILKNNKSIKLSGDTLTLISTEGIELNFKDPKAAVTQSK; this is translated from the coding sequence ATGAAAAAATTATTAATATTAGGAATAGCAGCACTAGCTTTAACAGCATGTACAGATACAAAAGTTCCATTTTTGTCATCTAAATCTAACAACACTAATTCTAGTTCTTCTTCATCATCAACTGGAATTTTTGCAAATTTAAAAGAACAATTAAATGGTAGAGAATTCATTATAGTTACTGAAGGATACAATAGTAAAACAAGTATAGGGTTTAAAGGAGATAGAGTTTACGGTTTTAGTGGAATAAATAGATACTTTGGAACTTATCAAATAAGTGGAGGAAAATTTATTTTTGGTGAATTCGGTCTAACTACATTACCTGGAACTCAAGAAGCAATGACTCAAGAATTAAAATTTCTTGATATCTTAAAAAATAATAAGAGTATTAAATTATCAGGAGATACTTTAACTTTAATATCTACTGAAGGAATAGAATTAAATTTTAAAGATCCTAAAGCAGCAGTTACACAAAGTAAATAA
- the sppA gene encoding signal peptide peptidase SppA has product MKILHYLKKFILFIIKEIFSFFIKLFLFLLVIGVIIGLIFKSIEEKPQVVIKDKAYVVIDLANSYKERSLSSNLFEDDSINFYNLLTNIKNLSFDDKVSGVVLKLNSNSLSYAQSEELAQELSMLRGADKKVIAYFENVNRKNYYLASYADEIYMPSANSTSVNIYPYFREEFYTKKLSDKFGVKFNIIHVGDYKSYQENLAKDTMSKEAREDSTRILNLNYENFLDIVSLNRKLNRDELDKIIKDGDLVAASSIDLFSNKLIDKYSYWDNLVTLLGGKDKLISIQDYAKNYYQEATLDDSNNIVYVIPLEGDIVEAQTEIFSGEANINVNETIAKLNTAKENKKIKAVVLRVNSPGGSALTSDIIAEKVKELASEKPVYVSMSSVAASGGYYISANANKIYVDRNTVTGSVGVVSVLVDYSSLLKDNGVNVEKISEGEYSDLYSADTFTEKKYNKIYKSNLKVYEDFLNVVSKGRKIDKEKLKELAEGRVWTGTEAVKNGLADEIGGLYSTIYAITEDNNIDDYTVVLAKDKVEIGNIYKKYSRYIKMDKKDLIKTTVFKDYLYNKPVTYLPYDILD; this is encoded by the coding sequence ATGAAAATTTTGCACTATTTAAAAAAATTTATTTTATTTATTATAAAAGAAATTTTTTCATTCTTTATTAAGTTATTTTTATTTTTATTAGTCATAGGAGTTATTATAGGTTTAATTTTTAAAAGTATTGAGGAGAAACCACAGGTAGTTATAAAAGATAAAGCTTATGTTGTTATAGATTTAGCTAACAGTTATAAAGAAAGATCATTATCTTCAAACTTATTTGAAGATGATTCGATTAATTTCTATAATTTATTAACAAATATTAAAAATTTATCATTTGATGATAAGGTATCTGGTGTAGTTTTAAAATTAAATAGTAATAGTTTAAGTTATGCCCAAAGCGAAGAATTGGCACAAGAACTATCTATGTTAAGAGGAGCAGATAAAAAAGTAATAGCATATTTTGAAAATGTAAATAGAAAAAATTACTATCTTGCTTCATATGCTGATGAAATATATATGCCAAGTGCTAATTCAACAAGTGTAAATATATATCCATATTTTAGAGAAGAATTTTATACAAAAAAATTAAGTGATAAATTTGGAGTAAAGTTTAATATTATCCATGTTGGAGATTATAAGAGTTATCAAGAAAATCTTGCAAAAGATACTATGTCTAAAGAAGCTAGAGAAGATAGCACAAGAATTTTAAATTTAAATTATGAGAATTTCTTAGATATAGTTTCATTAAATAGAAAACTAAATAGAGATGAGCTAGACAAGATTATTAAAGATGGAGATTTAGTAGCTGCTTCATCAATAGATTTGTTCAGTAATAAGTTAATTGACAAATATTCATATTGGGATAACCTTGTAACTCTTTTAGGTGGTAAAGATAAATTAATTAGTATTCAAGATTATGCTAAAAATTATTATCAAGAAGCTACTTTAGATGATTCTAACAATATAGTTTATGTAATTCCTTTAGAAGGAGATATAGTTGAAGCTCAAACTGAAATATTCTCAGGAGAAGCTAATATCAATGTAAATGAAACTATTGCAAAATTAAATACAGCTAAAGAAAATAAAAAAATAAAAGCTGTGGTATTAAGAGTAAACTCGCCAGGTGGTTCAGCTTTAACATCAGATATCATCGCTGAAAAAGTTAAGGAACTTGCCAGTGAAAAACCTGTATATGTTTCTATGTCTAGTGTTGCAGCTTCAGGAGGATACTATATTTCAGCTAATGCGAATAAGATATATGTAGATAGAAATACTGTAACAGGTTCTGTTGGAGTAGTAAGTGTTTTAGTTGATTACTCAAGTTTATTAAAAGACAATGGAGTAAATGTAGAAAAAATATCTGAAGGAGAATACTCAGATCTTTATTCTGCAGATACTTTTACAGAGAAAAAATATAATAAAATATATAAGTCAAATCTAAAAGTTTATGAAGATTTCTTAAATGTTGTATCAAAGGGTAGAAAGATAGATAAAGAAAAATTAAAAGAACTTGCTGAAGGTAGAGTTTGGACAGGAACAGAGGCAGTTAAAAATGGTTTAGCAGATGAAATAGGAGGGCTATATTCTACAATTTATGCTATAACTGAGGATAATAATATAGATGACTATACTGTTGTTTTAGCTAAGGATAAGGTTGAAATTGGAAATATATATAAGAAATATTCTAGATATATTAAGATGGATAAAAAAGATTTAATTAAGACAACTGTCTTTAAAGATTACTTATATAATAAGCCTGTAACATACCTACCTTATGATATTTTAGATTAA
- a CDS encoding Abi family protein, which yields MKIKYIAFHLSYEEQLQKFIDRGMEVKDKEFCLTKLSSINYYKLKEFSIPYFKNGKYQDISLERIIKRFYKDKDIRLALLSAIEKVEISFKNKIAYVLGDKFGAFGYLDFKNWIDKNEYCKHYAKLREKQFKDNLRAKTNRTFNPFVKEFFNLYDEDFLPIWLAIEVLTFGDTLEIYNLMTKSDKIKIANSYKCTISELKSWLEHLKLIRNMSAHNSGIIDIKLRTVPIIRSDWKINLFQYNGNYTNRIANTLVILKYLLNIINPKFHFGDIAKGFQRLTKGNNSYANMYGLVDAKLAFLFQ from the coding sequence ATGAAAATAAAATATATTGCTTTTCATTTATCTTACGAGGAACAATTACAAAAATTTATTGATAGAGGTATGGAAGTAAAAGATAAAGAATTTTGTTTAACTAAATTGAGTTCAATTAACTATTATAAACTAAAAGAATTTTCTATTCCATATTTTAAAAATGGAAAATATCAAGATATTTCTCTTGAAAGAATTATAAAAAGATTTTATAAAGACAAAGATATAAGACTTGCATTACTTTCTGCTATTGAAAAAGTAGAGATTTCATTTAAGAATAAAATTGCTTATGTTTTAGGAGATAAATTTGGTGCTTTTGGTTACTTAGATTTTAAAAATTGGATTGATAAAAATGAATATTGTAAACATTATGCAAAGCTTAGAGAAAAACAATTCAAAGATAATTTAAGAGCAAAAACAAACAGAACTTTTAATCCATTTGTAAAAGAATTTTTTAATTTATATGATGAAGATTTTTTACCCATATGGCTAGCTATTGAAGTTCTAACATTTGGAGATACTTTAGAAATATATAATCTTATGACTAAATCTGATAAAATAAAAATAGCTAACTCTTATAAATGTACTATATCTGAGTTAAAGTCATGGTTAGAACATTTAAAATTAATTAGAAATATGTCTGCTCATAACTCAGGAATTATTGATATCAAATTAAGAACAGTTCCTATAATACGTTCTGATTGGAAAATAAATTTATTTCAATATAATGGTAATTATACTAATAGAATAGCTAATACCCTTGTCATTTTAAAATATCTATTAAATATAATAAATCCTAAATTTCATTTTGGAGATATTGCAAAAGGTTTTCAAAGATTAACTAAAGGTAATAATTCATATGCTAATATGTATGGTTTGGTCGATGCTAAACTTGCCTTTTTATTCCAATAA
- a CDS encoding iron transporter, translating into MKNFKLLLGALLVLGLVACGEKKEEAKPAEQPAATTEAPKEEAKTEAPAEKPGESGFAEVPIDETVVGPYQVAAVYFQAVDMIPEGKQPSAAESDMHLEADIHLLPDAAKKYGFGDGEDIWPAYLTVNYKVLSEDGKTEITSGTFMPMNADDGAHYGINVKKGLIPIGKYKLQLEIKAPTDYLLHVDSETGVPAAKDGGVAAAEEFFKTQTVEFDWTYTGEQLQNK; encoded by the coding sequence ATGAAAAATTTTAAATTATTATTAGGAGCTTTACTTGTTTTAGGTCTTGTAGCTTGTGGAGAAAAGAAAGAAGAAGCTAAACCAGCTGAACAACCAGCTGCAACTACTGAAGCACCAAAAGAAGAAGCTAAAACAGAAGCACCAGCAGAAAAACCAGGAGAATCTGGATTCGCAGAAGTACCTATAGATGAAACAGTTGTAGGACCTTACCAAGTAGCAGCAGTTTATTTCCAAGCTGTTGATATGATACCAGAAGGAAAACAACCTTCAGCTGCTGAATCAGATATGCACTTAGAAGCTGACATCCACTTATTACCAGATGCTGCTAAGAAATATGGATTTGGAGATGGAGAAGATATTTGGCCAGCTTACTTAACAGTAAACTATAAAGTATTATCTGAAGATGGAAAAACTGAAATAACTTCAGGAACATTTATGCCAATGAATGCTGATGACGGAGCTCACTATGGTATAAACGTTAAAAAAGGATTAATTCCAATTGGAAAATATAAATTACAATTAGAAATTAAAGCACCTACTGACTACTTATTACACGTAGACAGTGAAACAGGAGTACCAGCTGCTAAAGATGGAGGAGTTGCTGCTGCTGAAGAATTCTTCAAAACTCAAACAGTTGAATTCGATTGGACTTATACTGGAGAACAATTACAAAATAAATAA
- a CDS encoding FTR1 family iron permease produces the protein MKRCFKSLFAFILVFGLFFSLSSIDIEAAEKKTYNTWQDVAKDMNIEFQAAKKFIEEGNNDEAYNAMNRAYFGYYEVQGFEKNVMVNIAAKRVNEIEATFRRIKHTLKGNIQGNVAELDKEIDTLAMKVYKDAMVLDGVASKDDPDDLGNKVFSNEAVSVGDETAIKLKSFGASFGLLLREGLEAILVVVAIIAYLVKTGNQKLCKQVYIGMGFGVICSFILAYLIDILLGGVGQELMEGITMFLAVAVLFWVSNWILSRSEEQAWSRYIKSQVQKSIDQNSGRALIFSAFLAVLREGAELVLFYKAMLTGGQTNKLFAFYGFLVGAVVLVIIYLIFRYSTVRLPLKPFFTFTSILLFLLCISFMGKGVVELTEAGVISGSTTIPAMNGYQNTWLNIYDRAETLIPQIMLVIASVWMLLNNYLKERKMKKEAVEESK, from the coding sequence ATGAAAAGATGTTTTAAATCTTTGTTTGCTTTTATTCTTGTGTTTGGCTTGTTTTTTTCATTATCTTCCATAGATATTGAAGCAGCAGAAAAGAAAACATATAATACTTGGCAAGATGTTGCTAAGGATATGAATATTGAATTTCAAGCTGCTAAAAAATTCATTGAAGAAGGCAATAATGATGAGGCATACAATGCAATGAATAGAGCTTACTTTGGTTATTATGAAGTTCAAGGTTTTGAAAAAAATGTAATGGTAAACATTGCAGCTAAGAGAGTAAATGAAATAGAAGCAACTTTCCGTAGAATTAAACATACTTTAAAAGGAAATATTCAAGGAAATGTGGCTGAACTTGATAAAGAAATTGATACTCTTGCAATGAAGGTATATAAAGATGCTATGGTACTTGATGGAGTAGCATCTAAAGATGATCCTGATGATCTAGGAAATAAAGTATTTTCAAATGAAGCAGTTAGTGTTGGTGATGAGACAGCTATTAAATTAAAATCATTTGGGGCTTCATTTGGGTTACTATTGAGAGAAGGACTTGAAGCAATATTAGTTGTTGTTGCAATAATTGCTTATTTAGTAAAAACAGGAAATCAAAAACTATGTAAACAAGTGTATATAGGAATGGGATTTGGAGTTATTTGTTCTTTCATCCTAGCTTACTTAATAGATATTTTATTAGGTGGAGTTGGACAAGAATTAATGGAAGGAATCACAATGTTCCTTGCAGTTGCAGTTCTATTCTGGGTAAGTAACTGGATTTTATCTCGTTCGGAAGAACAAGCTTGGTCAAGATATATAAAATCACAAGTTCAAAAATCTATAGATCAAAATAGTGGAAGAGCTTTAATCTTCTCAGCTTTCTTAGCAGTTTTAAGAGAAGGAGCAGAGTTAGTTTTATTCTACAAGGCTATGTTAACAGGAGGTCAAACTAATAAACTGTTTGCTTTTTATGGATTTTTAGTAGGAGCAGTAGTTTTAGTAATAATATATCTAATATTTAGATATTCAACAGTAAGATTACCATTAAAACCATTCTTCACATTTACAAGTATACTTTTATTCTTGTTATGTATTTCATTTATGGGAAAAGGTGTAGTAGAACTTACTGAAGCAGGAGTAATATCAGGAAGTACAACTATTCCAGCTATGAATGGTTACCAAAATACTTGGCTTAATATCTATGATAGAGCCGAAACTTTAATACCACAAATTATGTTAGTAATCGCTTCTGTTTGGATGCTTTTAAATAACTATTTAAAAGAAAGAAAAATGAAAAAGGAAGCAGTAGAAGAAAGTAAGTAA